The Oncorhynchus masou masou isolate Uvic2021 chromosome 25, UVic_Omas_1.1, whole genome shotgun sequence DNA window CTGCAAGGGAGGTAATGGAATGGCAtgaaaccatgtgtttggtgtatttgataccattccgcaACAGCCATTACAACCAGACCTCTCCAATTAAGTTGCCACCAACCTCCTATTGTGGGCAGAGACAAACACGAGCCTATTGGAGCATTCTAGCATGTATTTGCGTTAGGAACGCCTACTCTGGGAAGTGCAAAGGGTAAAATCTACAAAAATGTGTCCACTCTGTTCGTAACAGATTTTCATTTTAGAAACAAAactattgagatcaaatgtttcatcgatgagaagATTAGCAGAATGTCATTCATTCTCCCACTGCAGGCCACCAGCTTCCTCTCACCACCAtctttggtagtgagtggaaacgccaactTTATACATCCAGTGAATTATCGGTCTCATTGTTCTGTGCTTCAGCCATTGAGGGAACACTCCTTTTGAAATCAGTGAAAAGCTGCAATACTGCCCGCATTCCGTCACGTCCAATGGCAGCGTCCAAACTCAAGGATTGCCAAGGTTTAATGCTCAATGGCTGGCATCTTGTGTGTCAGGTAGAATGTCACGTTGATAATGCTGCCTTTAAAAGGTCAAGATTCACCCATTTTAAAGAGTTCTTACTACCACTAATATCTGTCCTGCTTAATAGACAGTTAAATATGCTCAAGCAAAGCCTTGAAGGGAATTTCTATCCTTGCTAGGAATTAAGCCCCAGGAATAGAAAAATCACACAGGTGatgtataataacagtataaaGAGCATTTATTTTTATCATAAAtacaaatattacatttacaaattattttttatacataATTATTGtggcatcatgtctggaggacacTCATAGCTACATCAAGGAGCTGGAGGGGCTCTGACAAAGGCACTGAACGGTACGTAACCCACATGGGTAACGTCAGCAAATAATTTGCAGATCAGCTAGATCGCTGTTGCTTATTGGACTCAGCCTGCACCCAAGGCACGGGGGTTTTACTACACCTGTGGAGGCCCATCCTACACTCAGCTAATGCTGTGTCCTCAAATCACCAGGAGAGCACCAAATATGAACACTCAATGAGAAAGTCCACTTTAAACTGTCATAAGCATGGCATAGCAAGTCATAACAGAACTGAACTCAATTTGGAACAGAAGATTTAACGAATATGCATGTAGTGGTAAACAACGGCTACTGTTTTTCAAATATTGTGCCATGCTTGTGACAGCAAAAGCTAAACTTGTGCTCTGCTCCGGATCCTGCAAGAACAGTACTACACCACCTCCTTCCTATCTGGCTTCAAATTCACACCGTCATTTCTGTTGGACATAAATACAGTTTTTAAAGTAGGCCAACAACTGTCATCAGGAGCAGGTTGGCGTTGAACATTTCTCAGCACCAGTAGAGGCTGTGGCTCAAACCAGAGAAGTGGGTGAGGAATTTACAAAAGAGGGGGTCACCACGAATATGCTCCACTCAGTATACATGTAAACATCAGTTCTTACTGGCACAATGGTTTTCCTATACCCCTCCGCCATTACAGGTGTACTATGGgtagggcccagagtttttcccaGCCATGAGAACAGGCCCAGGAAATAATTCAGGCCATTACTGGGAGATGGCCGATAGACAAAATCTTCCTCAAGGCTAGACTCCAATAACATAATACATAAATGTTTATAATTAAATGTACAAACAAATATAAAAACTACAGGTattgaaaaataaaaaaacagctgAAAGCAAGGTCACAAAGCTGAATCCTGCAGCCAAAACTAGAGAGCTTCAGCACCAATTCTAAACAGCAGAGGAGAACAGGTCATAGGAAGTGTGGGTTATTCAGGCTGGTTTGACAGAACTAGACAAAGCTACTGAACGGTCTCACCATTGGCTAACCTAACACTTATCTAACATTCAAAATCTGTTTATTAAAAACACAGACTCACCCTGAACAGGAAAGGAAAGCACAGGTATAAAAATGGAAAATATGTCATACAAAAGTACAGTACAGCTTTGGGGCAAAGATTTGAGGGAGAACAGAAGAGATTGccttagcagagagaacagaagagattgccttagcagagagaacagaagagatcAGAAGGTCCAGAGGGTTGGTGTCAATTCTCTTTGAATTCAAAGGTGCGCTGACTTTTATATTGGAAATCCATGTCTAATTTCAGTTGCTGAATAGGCTGATATTCAAATGCATTCAACCCCCAATCCTTAGCCTGATTTGCTCGACACCCTGTCACTCATTCTTGTGATGGAATCCATTCCCGTTGGTTATTTCACTATTGTATTGGCCATTAGTTTTATTGTAGGGGTGGGCCCAAGTTTTGGCTTGAAGGACCTTGGGCAGCCTCTTGCCCTTGGTGTAGGCGTGGTACCAGAagttgaggaagaggaggagaaagaccaGGCCGTAGAGGCCTATTATGTAGATGAAGATGGGGAACTGGTAGGGGCAGTCCTTCATGAAGAAATACTGCCAGATGTGGGTGGTCACGATCACAAACTGgatctgaggacagacaggaaggtTATATATTACTTGTTTTGAACATATAAGGAGACCATCCCAAGAGGCCCAACAGAATATCATTGTCCATAAAAAAGTATGGGTGGCTCTCTGGTATTGGTTCAAATCCAACTCCCCCACTAGTGTAGTAGTGAAGTGCAGTACGTACCAGCTGAATGGTGGTGAGATACTTCTTCCACCAGAGGTACTTCTGGTAGGCGGGGCCCAGGGCAGACAGGCCATAGTAAGCGTACATGATGACATGGACCACACAGTTCAACAGGGCATGGAACGTCCCCTGGCCACCTGAAGGACGACACCAGCAATTAGCAGTCATGGTTTGCTGTTCTATTGGGCAATGCTAATCCTAGATGGACAGGTTTCCAGGTTCCACTTCCTACAACAGCTCCTAAGGAAGATGACCTGCTGAATACTGACATTTTTCTGGGACAGTCCATCACTATACACATCTGGTAGTATGCCCATTTGTAAGTAGTTTAATACAGTCATGGGAGTAACTCAAGTAactctactgtacctgcagcGAAGCGGACACCAAACCACCAGGTAAAGGGCATTATGGAGTGATGGTAGACATGGAGGAACGTAATCTGGCTGTTCTTTTTCCTCAGAACAAAAAAGATCTAACAGGAGGGAGAATTCAGCCATTTAGAACAGAACAAGAGTGAAAATGACAgaagggaaaaggggaaacctagtcagttgtacaacaatgcagtcaaccaaaatgtgtcttccgcatttaacccaaacccATCTGAACAAGCGAGACACAGATAGTCAGAAAGCTGTTCTAAAAAGAACCAACTTACCGTATCCAACATCTCTATGAACTTTGAGAAGTAGTAGAGCCAACACGTCCCTGCCATCtaaggagagagaggttattAGTGACAAGTATAATTACATTACTTACAGGTAAGCAAAACGTGTACCTGTCACAGCACTGAACTTTTAAAGTAAATATGAGTTTCCTGTTTTATATATGCATTTACACAATATGAGGttagaataatactgtgaaaatgataatgccctttCAGTGTAAGagttgtttgaaaagactgccagATTAGTCCGCCTGCTTTGGTAGGATGGTGGCGGCCTAACAGGCCTCACCACACAACTAATGATATTATGCAACACAGGAAACGTGGTGTGAATCACTCCTGGAATGACCTGCTCTCAATGCTTCTTTGTTCCAACAGCTTGTTGGCATGCTAGAGTCAGATGGGGATTCCACAGGTGAATGGGTGCTCATAAGAAGAGAGGAACGACCAGTAGTagttctctgcctgtctgttgcAGGTAGAGTCACATTCCACAGCTCTTACCCTCACTGCCTGCGGTGAGTCTGAGTAGTCCACTAGGTCACAGTGGAACGTGTAGCCCGTTCCCCAGCCCGACATCACATACTACAGGAAGAAGAGGCAATGAATTAAAAACATACTCCAAATCACAACACACTAGTTGTTGCATGGCTCTCCTTTGTGCAAAGATTAGACATCAATAAAAATGTATCGTCTTCACACTGAAACTAAAGAAAGTATTACTAATGACACCCCCCTCAACCACACACGTTTCTTAATACCAAGTACAAGTTGGTGTTTGGTGACAACCATTAAACCTTGACAGTCTGACAAAAGAGTGGAACAAAAAAGTAATTTCACTATATGGCCTGTGGATCATGACCTGCATTTCCTGCTCAAGACAGGTTCTGCACACCAGTCAACAGAAAGGAATTTGGCCCAAAAAGGCATAATTTCCTGTTTCCTTGAGGTAAATCACTGATCTGTGACCCTACAATGGACTAGTGTCAATGGAAAACCCTcaatctactgtgttatatgaacccagagggtggtgcagtctgcccaacgcatcaccgggggcaaactacctgccctccaggacaaatatctttatgtacatattcttcatccctttacacttgtgtgtataaggtagttgttgtgaaattgttaggttagattactcattggttattactgcattgtcggaactagaagcacaagcatttcgctacactcgtattaacattgctaaccatgtgtatgtgacaaatagaatttgatttgaactcaagcatttcgctacacccgcaataacgactgctaaatatgtgtgtgaTTTTATTTAGAACCATTGGTATAAAAACACCTTGCAAATAAAAAAGGCTCCAACTATTTTGAGATTAAGTTTGTCTTGCCGCTGACAATGTAATGATCAGAAGAAAGTAATTAAGTATGAAATGATGCATCATTGTGATCCTGAAGCATAGCCTTCTTCATATTAAACTTGAGAAATCACAACTGATTCATTTTTTTGCCGCTTGCCTCAGACTGTCCTGCTTGACGAGGCAGTATAAAACACTAGAGCCTGTCAGAAGTCCATTGAGAAAGAGACCCACCTCATAGCACATGTAGAGGGACAAGGCAACAACGCTGAAGTTGTAGATGATGAGAACTTCTTTGAGGTGGAAGGCCTTGCGTTTCTCCATGAGCCTGGGCCCCAGCCGCGTCACAAAGTAGATGTACGCCACGATTACTACAGTCTGGGGGAGCGGCGATGACATGAGAAACCAGTCTTCTGTCCTGGGGTCTTGACAGCAGAGAAGGGTTGAGTATATGATTCAATCAAATAAATCAGTACATCATGCCATCTAGCCAAGCATTCAACTGTGATGCACCAACAATATGTTTAAGAGGGTAGGTTACAGTTGATTCTCATGGCTTGTAATGATGATCAGCGCTATTTCATCAACCCCAGAAGACCAACCTCGGCTAGATACACAGCCAATATCTGTCTACTTCCACCAAGGAAAACATAGGAAGAGAATGTTGCATAATGCTTTCATTCGTTATACTCTGGCTTCCACTGAAAACATACAAAAATAtagagattttattttatttaaccagacaagtcagtaaggaacaatttcttatttacaatgacggcctaccccggccaaacccggacgacgctgggccaattgtgcgccgccctatgggactcccaatcatggccggatgtgatacagcctggattccaaccagggactgtagtgacacctcttgcacggAGATGCTGTGCCTTGGACCGCAGCGGCACCCAGGAGACCCATTTGCCTGAAACGTGTAGCCTAAAACCCATTTGCCTTTTTAATACCAAAACTCAATCTATTCATTGTTGTTGGACAGCAGTTAGTGATGGATCCTCACCTGCATTATTCATGAAGTTCCCATACCAGAGTCCGACCCTGGTCGTTAGATCCCTGAACTCCATGTCTCCCGGAGCTCCTTTAGCTGTCCTGGAGGAAACACTGGGGTCATAGGTGAAAGGCCCAATACAGCTGTTTTTGTATATCTCAATAATCAAATAATGTATGGCTAACAGAAAATATATTAAGGTAAACCGTTACCTTACtgtgttttcaattaaaattgtcaaaaataaacaaaaatggcttcttagcaaagggcaatttctcaagcaagaattgttTTGCTTGGATTGTCTGGGAGTGgtttgagtggggaggggaaaaccaaaaattagctgttattggcagaggtttggaaaacttgttcttattggtctatttacCGCCTGGTGTCAagcaggcaggccaaaactccatcacACCAAACTGGCTGAagtttcaggcagtcttttcaaaccaTTCTTACACTAAAAAGACcagaattttcacaatttcacagtattattccgaCGTAATTGTGGAAATAGATATAaaacactggggggggggggggaatcacaTTTTCGACAGAGGTAATACAGAGCTAGACATTTTAGGCAGTCCTACAGGGATGATCCACATGAAGTAACATCCCTTAATCTCAATCTTACACCCTtttcttaaagggatacttcgggattttggcaaacTGCCATCGTGTCCTAGATAACCCATTTGCCTCTAATAAATATACATATTCAAATATGGTGACCCAAAGTGGACGGGTCATATAACACAATATACCAGCCATGCGCGAAAGACTATTGTTGAAGTGAAAATAATCGGATCAGCATTTCTCTGCTTCTGTCAGTAGCTCAGAGGGAGACTAGGGAAGGAGTGTTGATAGTACAATGGCCATCAGTCAGGGTTCCGCacatatagggctctggtcaaaagtagtgcactaaatagggtgccaattggaaATGCAGACATGGTCAGCATGCAGGGAGCTGCAAAACACTCATTGACTGGAGTGTGTGGCACACGTTCACATTGGGACAAAGTCAGTTTCACACACGCAAGCTTCACTCAATTAAGAGAATATAATAATTATGTTATACAACTCAGTTGAGTATCAGTATCACCCATGTATTCTACTCAACATTTTTCTCTTATTTAAGATGGGCTGTTTTCTAAATATCATTATAAAACTTTGAGCCATGAATTCTTATTGGCTGAaggccatggtatatcagaccgtataccacgggtatgacaaaacatttatttatactgcactaattacattggtaaacaatttataatagcaataaggatCCTTGGGGGTTtgtagtatatggccaatataccactctgcgttgtgcctaagaacagcccttagctgtggtatattagccatatacgacagctatattggccatataccacaccacctgCTCAAGTACACCATTCCCAAGACAACATACCTGTTGCTAGGCAGGGGGGAAGGTTACACACATttcatttgagtaatttagcagttgctcttatccagagcgatttacagaagcaattagggttaattgccttgctctTGGGTACAGACCGATTTTTCACGCAGTCGGCTAGGGGATAATTTTTGGCTACTGGCTCCTTGCTCTTACCCACTAGGCTACAGACGATAAAGACCACAAATGAATCGGTCAAAGAAAATTGTACTGGTTGCGTAAAAATATTTTGcagatatttttat harbors:
- the LOC135513858 gene encoding very long chain fatty acid elongase 7-like isoform X1; protein product: MEFRDLTTRVGLWYGNFMNNAGYTFQANGSPGCRCGPRHSISVQEVSLQSLVGIQAVSHPAMIGSPIGRRTIGPASSGFGRDPRTEDWFLMSSPLPQTVVIVAYIYFVTRLGPRLMEKRKAFHLKEVLIIYNFSVVALSLYMCYEYVMSGWGTGYTFHCDLVDYSDSPQAVRMAGTCWLYYFSKFIEMLDTIFFVLRKKNSQITFLHVYHHSIMPFTWWFGVRFAAGGQGTFHALLNCVVHVIMYAYYGLSALGPAYQKYLWWKKYLTTIQLIQFVIVTTHIWQYFFMKDCPYQFPIFIYIIGLYGLVFLLLFLNFWYHAYTKGKRLPKVLQAKTWAHPYNKTNGQYNSEITNGNGFHHKNE
- the LOC135513858 gene encoding very long chain fatty acid elongase 7-like isoform X2; amino-acid sequence: MEFRDLTTRVGLWYGNFMNNADPRTEDWFLMSSPLPQTVVIVAYIYFVTRLGPRLMEKRKAFHLKEVLIIYNFSVVALSLYMCYEYVMSGWGTGYTFHCDLVDYSDSPQAVRMAGTCWLYYFSKFIEMLDTIFFVLRKKNSQITFLHVYHHSIMPFTWWFGVRFAAGGQGTFHALLNCVVHVIMYAYYGLSALGPAYQKYLWWKKYLTTIQLIQFVIVTTHIWQYFFMKDCPYQFPIFIYIIGLYGLVFLLLFLNFWYHAYTKGKRLPKVLQAKTWAHPYNKTNGQYNSEITNGNGFHHKNE